The following nucleotide sequence is from Leucoraja erinacea ecotype New England chromosome 2, Leri_hhj_1, whole genome shotgun sequence.
aggagatcctgaGCATAAGTGCTCAGCAAAATGATtgtcaagtctacgcttggtctcgacAATATACAGGAACTcgcaagtttttgtgtaccttttgtaTTATGACTGTTGGTAGACCAATCTTatcaggaacactggatgcagtagatgaggttagggaACATGGCCCAAAACATGGCACCTATTGCTTGTGgggtcagtagactatttctgaacACTTTGTTAATCGGGGATGGGTTTTGGTATGCcaatactttactggactgtacATTAATAAACAAAACTGTGTGTTTGCacctgtgacaaataaagcaccattgaacataCAACATCATTTTTGCTGAATAATTTTAACATTGTGCTTCTGAGTCATTTTGTgaaagattttttaaatataccTTTTTATTGTGCTAAACAATGTGCtgctattaacatttttatctgtAATTCCAGGTATTAAAACAATTTCCAGACCTTGATGATAGTATGGAAGCCTCAGATATTTCCAGTTTTAGTCAAACGTTATCTGCTGATGATAACAATATGGAAGGGATTACCGCTGACTGTtgtgctaatgaagtaaaaaatgGGAGAGATGAAACTGTGCTGTACAAATTAGAGAAAATAAGACATGTGAAGCAGAAACAAAGTCAGGACAATAATTCATCAATGCAGATGATCCAAGATTTCTTGGAGGAGGAATTGCAAGATCCAAGCCCATactttatttcaacaaaatctttACTGCGATATGCATTGATACTGGACATCGTTGGACAGACTTGTAGAAGATCAGTATGTTTCACTAAAGGGTAGGTAAATGTATTCCATCAAGAAGCTGCTATTCCAGCCTTTAATCCaatttttcattttaatttgaCTATTTTCAGGTATAATTGTGCTTCATGATTATTTCTGAATTATATATTTGCCATTTCAATACCATTCATTAAATCCATGAAATAATCCAATTTTAGGTTAAATTCTTGAGTGAATTTCCGGttgggggagttgatgagaatacgGGAAAATATTTTCAAGGAAAAATCAACAGAGTTTGAGCTTGGTATGTGAGCTGGCATAGAATTGGTGGGCTGAAATGGTATCCTCCAATGTTTGGAAATACAGTTCAAGCACAATTTTAGCAAAATTGTAGCTAAATAATTAATTTGGAGAGGATGGAATGTTCTCCTTATGGCAAAGACAGTTGAGAAGAAATTTGATTGAAATGGGGTTGTTGGGATATTTTTGCTTCTGGAAGAGTTTGAACATAGGGTTGTAATTAAAAGATAAAGGGACTGGTCATTTAAAACTCAGCTACAGAGGATTTTTTTtctgtgaacctctggaattctttaCCCCGACATGTAAAGATGATGTAGATAAATGTTTGCTGGATCGAGGAAGAGAGTGTTATGATATGGCCCAGTAGTGGAGTTTAGCCGTGATCTTGCGTAAATGGCAGAGATGGCCAATTCCTGCTccattttcttgtgttcttgtgaaGAGGGACAGTACGAAGGCCTGCTTCTGTGTATTAATGGATGAGTGaatttaactttagtttagaatCTATTTAGAGCCGCTAAAAAAACAAGATAAATCAGAAGAGCCCTTGGTGTTGACAAACTAAAAACATTGTTATAGCGTAAATCTGGTGAGGGAAAAGGTGCAGACTCTTATTCAACTAGCCGCAGTCACTTTTGTGAATTTGTCCAGTTCCTGACTTTTTAAAGGATGCCTGGGAGGTCAGAATTGGAGACAAACAAAATCCATCTAGAGCGGAAGGAGGTGAGATAAGACAAATGGCAAACTCATGGACCCCAATTGAATTCCTGGAAGTTTAACATTTACAATGTGATTAAGCAAATGAGCAATTTTGAAATTTTGACATTTTCGATGTGAACAACTGAGGTTTGGATGACTTTGAACTGGCAGGAGGTAACCAAGGACAAATTTCCTGCAAAGTTAAAATATAGTTACAGATATTTACTTTACAGGGTCTGAAATCAAAACAAAATGCATGAAATACTCAagagatcaggtagcatctgcaaaAAAGAAAGAGAGCTAAAATTTCAGATTTGAAATTATTCTGCAGAATTGTTTTATATTCCTAAACCTTTAATGCTGTGCTCAGGTAAAAGGTTtttactgtacttcggtacacgtgacaataaactaaactcaaactctttATATTGACTAGAAACCATACTGTTATAATCATTGATTTAAATTTAGTGAGGTGTTGGTTAAAATACAGAGTTAGTTCTAATCTAGGAGCTTGGAGTTGTATTACATGTAATGCAATTAAATTTAAGTAACAATGATATTTACTGCtgcaaatattttgtttaaagGAGCTAACTTTTTGGCAGTTCACTCATTGTGCATATTTTAATTAGATCTGATTTTTAATACAGATATGGTAGTTACGTTGAAGGTACAGGTTCAGTGTTGAAGACTGCATCGGATGTGGAGGTATGTTAATTATTTGAATTCCTCATAGTGGAGCTTGACATTTTTTTGTCATAAATGGGATCTTTTATGTTCAACCTTCTTGATTTGATAGATCGTACAATTGGACCATTGAAATAGTCAAGATAATTCTTTAATAAAATTTTGATGTCAAAAGAGATTGAAGCATGAGAAACAATATTCATTTGATAAATGTAAGATGAGATTgccatgaaaaaaaaattccaccaGTAGTGTATTAGTGATGCCAGTAAAGACATTATAATCAAGGAACTGGAGTGGAAGAAAAACTGTGACACGGATCCAGAAATAAATCAGTACAACGTCGACAGGAGAATTAATGTCAAAATGAGTAAAAGTTCTGGACACTCGAGAAGCATTCATAACAGACACTGAAAGAAAGTGGCAAACTGCAAAAGAAAGATAAATAATGGTAAACACAGTTAGAAATGGTAAAGCAACTGTAATTTCtacctggtgaaaccaaaatgtataaaaatggccgttattaaaatctgacaatgtgcactttaaccacatgtgatttttttctattacaaatctcaaattgtggagcacataggcaatttgtaggttatttgtcccaaacattatggagggcattgtatcttGAATGGGTGAGCCCTTactgggcccgtcccacttaggtgactttttaggcgagtgcaggagactctgcgcttgctatatggtcgccacatgttcgctggtggtctctggtgagtctccttcatggtggcgaggagttcccgcattctgggaactagtcacagcCTCAATATGATCGCCGCAAATTtgttcgccatggagaaaatcgataatcctgtagtcgtaggtgcagttgtagtggggtcgccatgtagttgtaggtagtcaaagttgtcgtaggtagttttagttaatcgcctttgctgaccggtcattttcattgtcattgggggaaaaaaacgtaagcaggagttttcagaaccaaggataaccggctgataatgttaaatgtccgctgaacttcacagctgtgtatctctggcttattaaaagttgtctggcttcttaaaagtgtctccactccttttcccccccttttcccccctttccccccccttctcgccccttctccccttttctccccctttcttcccccccctctgttAAAGGACTTTTAAAggtctgtgctagccatcttaattacagcgccaaccttcctgttcatcgcggtgtgtgtctgtagcaccttggctttgcaccttgtgaatttcagacagcgctccccccctcTTACCCTGgcacccgcctttgcgatgtgtttgtgtgtgtgttccactctgatagtcgccgttccagttcccggtttttcaggcgactgccagcaacttgacagtcgccggcagtccgctgaaaaatggacaggcccattagattgaGCAGGACTCGTAGTTCCAGCCTCTCTTTTATGTGAAAGTCTTGCATGTTTTAATTAGGGATTACCATATAAGAATACAATATTATTTTATGATTTGGACATTAATAAAattgtattttaatatttaaaaaacttgtatttaattatttttaagtgAACATGTTTTGAATAAATAGCTTAAGCTCTGAAAGAACATAGATTTTAACAAAAAACACAGGAATCGTATTTACAATTTATGAATTATTGCTCAACAAAGTTATTTCCTGAAATCCCTTTGTTAGTTAACAACTTTTGTGTGCATTTAAGTGTAACAATTTTCCTAATGTTCACCCACCTTCAAGTGGTGCTCTCCACAAGGAATAACAAGAGTACAATTTTTATATGCACTAGAATATATGTCAGTAATATTTTATGCCAATTCTTACATTTCTTTTTCACATTATGCTATAGTATGAACCTCTAGATTCAAAGAAAATACTTTTTCTTTCAATACTGTTGTTTCTGTTTTAATAGCTTGCCTCAGTATTCCAGTCATTTGAAACACTGTCAGAGGATGAAAAGTTGACTCAGCTGGCAAAATTGAAACTACGGTATTTCACCCCAAGAGAAGTAGCAAATctccatggatttcctccagaatTTAGTAcgtttaaaatacatttctacATTGTTGTGTGAAACTGAAAATATTAATTTACCCATTACGCGCTTTAATACTTAGATGGAAAACCATGAAAGCTTCTATTTGTCTGTTTTCCTGTTGGGAAGACAGTTATTGAAATACTCAAAAGTTACCAAAAGTTTGATTTATTTCTTTACTCCTTCTGTAATAGTGAATCTATCCTCCACATGCCTCCTAACCATAAAGGACGGTAAATATCAGTGCAGTTAAAGCATGGAGGATACTAGATACTTGCCAACAGTCACTTACTATATGTTGATGCAACATATAGAGTTACACTGTAGTGCAGGAATGTCTTGTTAGATACTGCACAGGTACATGGCATGGATCCTTGAGGCCTACATCAGTATTCATATTATGTTGTGATTATCTCTCAAATTCCCGATACCAGAGAACCATGATATTCCGATTTAGCAATGTTGCATCATTTGTTAAGAAATATCTGAATCAGATCTTTGCAATGACCTCAGAACTCAAAAATTCAAATTAAATAAACCATTAAAAATAGCAGTATAAATACAAATACAATTTGAGCTGCCATGAATGGGGATTAGGATGCTTGATTATCATTACCTGCAGGCCGTACTGGCCTTACAACAATAGGATAGTACAGATAAAGTTTAataaaatagacaaaaatgctggagaaactcagcgggtggggcagcatctatggagcgaaggaaataggcgactttttaggttgagacccttcttctaaaagactgaagaagggtctcgacccgaaacgtcgcctatttccttcactccatagatgctgccccacccactgagtttctccagcatttttgactaccttcgattttccagtatctgcagttccttaaaaaaatgtttactgCTACACACACTGAATAAGGTGCAAAGTCAAATAAAGTACCTGATcggttaatagacacaaaaagctggagtaactcagcgggacaggcagcatctctggagagaaggaatgggacgtttcatgtcgagacccttcttcaaagggtttttgcctgttccgctgagttacttttgtgtctatcttcggtttaaaccagcatatctgcagttccctcctatacaCTTGATCGGTTAAGTTTGGGGAAAAAATAGATATTGAATATCAAATGCTATTGGTTCATAAAACAGTAGTAACAACAATTTGGTTGTATACTGTACTCTGTTCAGCAAGCTAAGGAAAGTAGTAATTCTACAACAGAAGTAGAGAACAGAAGTACTCAAGGGAAAGGAAAGGATCTGTTCTTTCTGATTCCAAACTTTGTCTTCCAATCTTCAAACTGTCGCTAGATTTTATGTGGGCAGTCATAAAAGTTAAATAGTAACTGTTTTTATGGAACTTACTGGTGCAGTTGGTtgaatgttttaattttaatccGTGGAACTAGTGCTCAAGTTCAAACCACCGAGACAAAATGAAAGAATCCTTGTATTTGATCCACCAAGCATACAATTTAGTTGTTTGGTGTTCTCTGTGGCTGCTTAGAGGCCATCTTCTCTTCACCACAATAAATCAAATTCTGAATATTATTGCTTATGAAATTTAAGTTATGTTTGAAATAGTTGGCTATGAACTTATTATAGTTATAAAATCAGTTGTTACAGTTATTAATGGTTATGGTTTGTTCTGACTTTGATTATCTTTCACATTTAGTACCCTTGAAGTCAATGGAAACTCAAAAATTCAATATATGTTCATAAAGGAATCTTGATCATAATGAACAAAATACTGACAGTTAACATTAAATTACCTAATTTTCTCATTCAAAAATGGTCTCAATGTGAAATGAAGATTGGGATTGTAAAATCTAGCGAGAGTAATTAGTtggagcaggtacaataacaatatttaaaagacatttggacaggtacatggagagaaaAGGTTTAGTGGAATATGTGTCAAAagcgagcaaatgggactagattagaaggtacaacttggttggcatggatgaattggatcAAAAGTCCTGTTTCCTTACTGTATGGCTGTAGGACTCAAGGACTGTAAGCTGAAGATGTCATAGTATGGAAGATATAAAACATTTTTCCTTGATTTAAAACACAATGATGTAATATTATAAATTAATTAATAGAAATTGCCAAGCTTTCACCGAaactaggtttagatttattattggtggacaaaaatgctggagaaactcagcgggtgaggcagcatccatggagcgaaggaaatgggcaacgtttcgggtcgaaacccttcttcagatttattattatcatgtgtactgaggtacagtaaaaagctttgttttgcatgctagctAATCAGATCACATAATACTATACATTAATACCATTAagtcaaactgaagtacaatagatagagcatggGGAAGTTTCAAAATAAAGTTTTCAGTATTGTAACGCATGTTACATATAATATAAAGTTTAATGTTCGCAATAGGGGACAGGTGAGTTAGATAGTACACCAACTTATAAAAGGACCATCAAGAAgagagaaagaagctgttcttgagactGGTGGtgaatgctttcaagcttctgtaccttctgccacatGGAAGTAGGGAGAACATGGAATGACCCGGGTGAgacatctttgattatgttggttgcttttccgaggtagtgtgaagtgtagatggagtcaatggtagga
It contains:
- the trdmt1 gene encoding tRNA (cytosine(38)-C(5))-methyltransferase isoform X2; this translates as MTMDEFNKLDFDMILMSPPCQPFTRLGTQKDVLDSRIKSFLYILDLLPSLTKLPKYILLENVKGFETSVARNKLIQTLENCRYSYQEFLLSPTLLGIPNSRLRYFLIAKLQPGTFCIQTSNEVLKQFPDLDDSMEASDISSFSQTLSADDNNMEGITADCCANEVKNGRDETVLYKLEKIRHVKQKQSQDNNSSMQMIQDFLEEELQDPSPYFISTKSLLRYALILDIVGQTCRRSVCFTKGYGSYVEGTGSVLKTASDVELASVFQSFETLSEDEKLTQLAKLKLRYFTPREVANLHGFPPEFSFPEKISLKQRYRLLGNSLNIHVVAKLIKLMVE